One genomic segment of Hymenobacter psoromatis includes these proteins:
- the ilvA gene encoding threonine ammonia-lyase IlvA, whose protein sequence is MPDLLAPAATPVTLENVEAAARRLKGVITKTPLMLNLGLSRTYDATILLKREDLQVVRSYKIRGAYNKISTLPITVPGRQIVCASAGNHAQGVAYACQLLGLQGDIFMPAQTPAQKVDKVRLFGKDMVTVHLTGRTFDDCYQAAQAFCDAQGGTFVHPFDDLAIVEGQATVGLEILKAAQHKSIDFCFMPIGGGGLASGLSSMFRQLSPNTKLIGVQPLGAPSMHDAIRAGRRQALPHLDTFVDGAAVKCPGELTFEICQALLDEVHLVPEGQVCEDLLKMYNEEGMVLEPAGTLAISALHAYADQIRGKTVVCVVSGSNNDITRMEDIKERAQRHQGLKHYFMVTFNQAPGALRRFVNNVLAEGEDIIQFQYIKKNNKEKGPVFIGVEVKMPHDVDGIKARMAAEGFGFEYLNGKQDFLNLLV, encoded by the coding sequence ATGCCCGACCTGCTAGCCCCGGCCGCTACCCCCGTTACCCTGGAAAACGTGGAGGCCGCTGCGCGCCGCCTCAAAGGCGTGATTACCAAGACGCCTCTGATGCTGAACCTGGGGCTCTCGCGCACTTACGACGCGACCATTTTGCTCAAGCGCGAGGACTTGCAGGTGGTGCGCTCCTATAAAATCCGGGGGGCTTACAACAAGATTTCGACGCTACCGATTACCGTGCCGGGCCGCCAAATAGTGTGCGCCAGCGCCGGCAATCACGCCCAAGGTGTGGCCTACGCCTGCCAGCTGCTGGGCTTGCAGGGCGATATTTTCATGCCCGCCCAAACGCCCGCCCAGAAGGTGGATAAAGTGCGCCTCTTCGGCAAAGACATGGTGACGGTGCACCTCACCGGCCGCACCTTCGACGACTGCTACCAGGCGGCGCAGGCGTTTTGCGATGCGCAGGGCGGCACCTTCGTGCATCCGTTTGATGACCTCGCCATTGTGGAGGGGCAGGCCACGGTGGGGCTGGAAATACTAAAAGCCGCTCAGCATAAGTCGATTGACTTTTGCTTCATGCCCATTGGCGGTGGCGGGTTGGCCTCAGGCTTGTCGAGCATGTTTCGGCAATTAAGCCCGAATACCAAGCTCATCGGGGTGCAGCCGCTGGGCGCACCGAGCATGCACGATGCCATCCGGGCCGGGCGGCGGCAGGCCCTACCCCACCTCGATACCTTCGTGGATGGCGCGGCCGTGAAGTGCCCCGGCGAACTCACGTTTGAGATTTGCCAGGCCCTGCTCGATGAGGTGCACCTGGTGCCCGAAGGCCAGGTGTGCGAAGATTTGCTGAAGATGTACAACGAGGAAGGCATGGTGCTGGAGCCGGCGGGCACGCTCGCCATCTCGGCCCTGCACGCCTACGCCGACCAGATTCGGGGTAAAACGGTGGTGTGCGTGGTCAGCGGCTCCAACAACGACATCACCCGCATGGAGGACATCAAGGAGCGCGCCCAGCGCCACCAGGGCCTCAAGCACTACTTCATGGTAACCTTCAACCAGGCTCCCGGCGCGCTCCGGCGCTTCGTGAACAACGTGCTGGCCGAGGGCGAGGACATTATTCAGTTTCAGTATATCAAGAAAAACAACAAGGAGAAAGGCCCCGTTTTCATTGGGGTGGAAGTCAAAATGCCGCACGACGTGGATGGCATCAAGGCCCGCATGGCGGCCGAGGGTTTCGGGTTTGAATATCTCAATGGAAAGCAGGATTTTTTGAATTTATTGGTGTAA
- the ilvC gene encoding ketol-acid reductoisomerase, translating to MATIHFGGVPETVITRDEFPLAKALDFLQHDTIAVIGYGVQGPGQALNMRDNGFHVIVGQREGTPSWERALRDGWVPGESLFSIEEAADKGTILCNLLSDAGQIALWPTLKKALTPGKTLYFSHGFGITFKDQTNIIPPADVDVILVAPKGSGTSLRRLFVAGGGLNSSFAVYQDASGHAYEKAIAMGIGVGSGYLFETDFKKEVYSDLTGERGVLMGALAGIIEAQYQVLRQRGHSPSEAFNETVEELTQSLVPLVGENGMDWMFANCSVTAQRGALDWKGKFRDATLPVLNELYDSVASGEEARRTIERGSTPNYRAELEAELKEVRESELWATGATVRELRSRSSASVEA from the coding sequence ATGGCAACCATTCACTTCGGCGGCGTACCCGAAACCGTTATTACCCGCGACGAATTTCCGCTCGCCAAGGCGCTCGATTTTCTTCAACACGATACCATTGCCGTGATTGGCTACGGGGTGCAGGGCCCCGGCCAGGCGCTGAACATGCGCGACAACGGCTTCCATGTGATTGTGGGTCAGCGCGAAGGCACGCCTTCGTGGGAGCGCGCTTTGCGCGATGGCTGGGTGCCGGGCGAGTCGCTGTTCAGCATCGAGGAGGCGGCCGACAAGGGCACCATTCTCTGCAACCTACTCTCTGATGCGGGGCAGATTGCGCTGTGGCCGACCCTCAAAAAGGCCCTTACCCCCGGCAAAACGCTGTACTTCTCGCACGGCTTCGGCATCACATTTAAGGACCAGACCAACATCATTCCGCCCGCCGATGTGGACGTGATTCTGGTGGCTCCTAAGGGCAGCGGCACCAGCCTGCGGCGGCTGTTCGTGGCCGGTGGCGGGCTGAATTCGTCGTTTGCGGTATATCAGGATGCCAGCGGGCACGCCTACGAGAAGGCCATTGCAATGGGCATTGGCGTGGGCTCGGGCTACTTGTTCGAGACGGATTTTAAGAAGGAGGTGTATTCCGACCTCACCGGTGAGCGGGGTGTGCTGATGGGCGCGCTGGCCGGCATCATCGAGGCGCAGTACCAGGTGCTGCGGCAGCGCGGGCACTCGCCTTCGGAGGCGTTCAACGAAACCGTGGAGGAACTGACCCAAAGCCTGGTGCCGCTGGTGGGCGAAAACGGCATGGACTGGATGTTTGCCAACTGCTCGGTGACGGCCCAGCGCGGCGCGCTTGACTGGAAGGGTAAATTCCGCGATGCGACCCTACCCGTGCTGAATGAGCTGTATGACAGCGTAGCCAGCGGCGAGGAAGCCCGCCGCACCATCGAGCGCGGCTCGACACCCAACTACCGCGCCGAGCTAGAGGCCGAGTTGAAAGAAGTGCGTGAGTCGGAGCTGTGGGCCACCGGCGCGACTGTGCGCGAGCTGCGTTCGCGCAGCAGCGCGAGCGTGGAGGCGTAG
- a CDS encoding glycoside hydrolase family 28 protein has protein sequence MFFSLLPRLALAALLLPGGAAAQAPTPPVSVYNIRAYGAVGDGRALDSGAINKAIEAAAQAGGGQVYLPAGDYLSGAIRLKSNISLYLEQGATIIATTDNPAAVYDQAEPSANTTFQDSGHSHWHDGLIWGENLHDVSILGPGKIWGKGLLKDYAKDAKLANKAISLLRCRNVIIRDVTLQHGGWFAILATGVDNLTIDNLKIDTNRDGMDIDCCRNVRVSNCLVNSPYDDGICLKSSFGLNEARATENVTITNCQVSGYDEGTLLDGTFRRTNNPEYTLHPTGRIKFGTESNGGFKNIAISNCVFDYCRGLALETVDGGLLEDVSISNITMRDVVNSPIFLYLGERMRGPAGTPVGALRRVSISNLVVYNADPEFASIITGVPGHPIEDVRLHNIRIYYRGGGTAAQAARTVPEAGKSYPEPSMLGAIPAYGFYIRHVKDLKMSDVEVRYLSPEARPAFVADGVQGLTLRNVTAQKSAEGKVLTLKNVTDFQLRQSLDLPDTQLAKTAEKAW, from the coding sequence ATGTTCTTCTCCCTACTCCCACGGCTGGCGCTGGCGGCGCTTTTGCTGCCGGGCGGGGCAGCGGCCCAGGCCCCTACCCCCCCTGTTTCGGTATACAACATCCGCGCCTACGGGGCCGTGGGCGACGGCCGGGCGCTCGATTCCGGGGCCATCAACAAGGCCATTGAGGCGGCGGCGCAGGCGGGCGGCGGCCAGGTGTACCTGCCGGCCGGCGACTACCTCTCGGGAGCTATCCGGCTGAAAAGCAACATCTCGCTCTACCTGGAGCAGGGCGCTACCATTATTGCCACCACCGACAACCCGGCCGCCGTGTACGACCAGGCCGAGCCGTCGGCCAATACCACCTTCCAGGATTCGGGCCACAGCCACTGGCACGACGGCCTGATTTGGGGCGAGAATCTGCATGACGTGTCCATTCTGGGGCCGGGCAAAATCTGGGGCAAGGGCCTGCTGAAAGATTACGCCAAGGATGCCAAGCTGGCCAATAAAGCCATTAGCCTGCTGCGCTGCCGCAACGTCATTATCCGCGACGTGACCTTGCAGCACGGCGGCTGGTTTGCCATTCTGGCCACTGGCGTGGATAATTTAACCATTGATAACCTGAAGATTGACACCAACCGCGACGGCATGGACATCGACTGCTGCCGCAACGTGCGGGTGTCAAACTGCCTGGTCAACTCGCCCTACGACGATGGCATTTGTCTCAAAAGCTCCTTCGGCCTGAACGAGGCGCGGGCCACCGAAAACGTGACCATCACCAACTGCCAGGTGAGCGGCTACGACGAGGGCACGCTGCTCGACGGCACCTTCCGGCGCACTAACAACCCCGAGTACACGCTGCATCCCACGGGCCGCATCAAGTTCGGCACCGAGTCGAACGGCGGCTTCAAGAACATCGCCATTTCCAATTGCGTGTTTGACTACTGCCGCGGCCTAGCCCTCGAAACCGTGGATGGGGGCTTGCTGGAAGACGTGAGTATCAGTAACATTACGATGCGCGACGTGGTGAACTCGCCCATTTTTCTGTACCTGGGCGAGCGGATGCGGGGGCCGGCCGGCACGCCCGTGGGGGCGCTGCGCCGCGTGAGCATCAGCAACCTGGTGGTGTACAATGCCGACCCCGAATTTGCGTCCATCATCACGGGCGTGCCCGGCCACCCCATCGAAGACGTGCGCCTCCACAACATCCGCATTTACTACAGAGGCGGCGGCACCGCCGCGCAGGCGGCCCGCACCGTGCCCGAAGCCGGCAAAAGCTACCCCGAGCCGTCGATGCTGGGAGCCATTCCGGCCTACGGCTTCTACATTCGCCACGTCAAGGATTTGAAAATGAGCGACGTAGAAGTTCGCTACCTAAGCCCGGAAGCCCGCCCGGCCTTCGTGGCCGACGGTGTGCAGGGCCTCACCCTACGCAACGTCACGGCCCAAAAATCAGCCGAGGGCAAGGTGCTGACGCTGAAAAACGTGACTGATTTTCAGCTGCGCCAAAGCCTTGACTTGCCCGACACCCAGCTGGCAAAAACCGCCGAAAAAGCGTGGTAG
- the ilvN gene encoding acetolactate synthase small subunit has protein sequence MDRQEYNITAYTENQVGLLNRIAIIFSRRKINIESLNVSPSEIEGIHRFNIVIVETEEVVHKLAKQIEKQVEVLKVYFNTNQDVIWQEMALYKVPTDIIAEKVLVERLLRENGARAVVIRKDYTVFETTGHREETDNLIKALQPYGLIEFVRSARIAIIKASDGFHLKLQEFEQREPSEEVAENEFLNDRDAVFTM, from the coding sequence ATGGACCGCCAGGAATACAACATCACTGCGTACACCGAAAACCAGGTGGGCTTGCTCAATCGCATTGCCATCATCTTTTCGCGCCGCAAAATCAATATTGAGAGCCTCAACGTGTCGCCCTCGGAAATTGAGGGCATCCACCGCTTCAACATCGTGATTGTGGAAACGGAGGAGGTGGTGCACAAGCTGGCCAAGCAGATTGAGAAGCAGGTGGAAGTGCTGAAAGTCTATTTTAACACCAACCAGGACGTAATTTGGCAGGAAATGGCGCTTTATAAAGTGCCCACCGACATCATAGCCGAAAAGGTGCTCGTGGAGCGCCTGCTGCGCGAAAACGGGGCCCGCGCCGTGGTTATTCGCAAGGATTATACGGTGTTTGAAACCACCGGCCACCGCGAGGAAACAGACAACTTAATCAAAGCCTTGCAGCCCTACGGGTTGATTGAGTTCGTGCGCTCGGCGCGCATCGCCATCATCAAGGCCAGCGACGGCTTTCACCTCAAACTGCAGGAATTTGAGCAGCGCGAGCCGAGCGAGGAGGTGGCCGAGAATGAGTTTTTGAACGACCGCGACGCGGTATTTACGATGTAA
- the galA gene encoding beta-galactosidase GalA: MFLRLLTLLLLLLGATLPSRSQSAPAPPAGREHLLLDFGWRFAFGHPSDPKLDFYNGTGYFSYLAKTGYGDGAAAANFDDRAWRQLDLPHDWAVEQPFSEKASFSHGFKAIGRPFPNASVGWYRKSFTVPASDLGRRISLDFDGVFRNSIVWVNGHYLGTEPSGYLGFQYDISDYLHYDGQPNVIAVRVDATMEEGWFYEGAGIYRHTWLTKTAPVHVAPDGTFVTTQLAGSTATLTAQTTLLNGGPTPQNADVVQEVVDAAGQTVATAQTAPVRLAGTGQHEVAVQIPVANAHLWSLESPYLYTLVTRVRQGGQVVDEYRTRFGVRTIRFDANEGFFLNGKHVKITGTNNHQDHAGVGTALPDALQDWRIAQLKAFGCNAYRTSHNPPTPELLDACDRLGMLVIDENRLMGITQNNLGALRRMIVRDRNHPSIISWSIGNEEWAIESNVLGARIGATMQAFAKTVDSTRAITAAISGGWGQGTSTAIDVMGFNYIGQGNTDAYHAKFPDKPSWGTEEGSTHATRGIYFTDKDKHYIAAYDAKPSPKFYSIEGGWQYYAARPYLAGMFIWTGFDYRGEPTPFGWPSITSYFGMMDLCGFPKDNVWYLKAWWTDQTVLHLLPHWNWAGREGQPIAVWAYSNCDEVELFLNKKSQGRKPMTKNSHLEWQVPYAPGTLEAVGYRQGKKIATDVVRTTAEPAAIQLRPNKPTVQATREDLAVVTVQLTDKNNRPVPTANQEVTFSLSGPGRIIGVGNGDPTSLEPDRFIETVRVLTLDNLRERGADSPTSGPEISADFDDAGWAPAFTSRQYDAAQLVPTSSYYVTRGSFELPQTLAGSAVTLFYQPIGREQTIYVNGHAVAQNLTGEQATKNSFTLDIAWLKPGKNSIVFVATPLLRKQYWDVPNMLPGTIQVRTPAAAWQRKTFNGLAQVLVQSTQAAGDITLTATAPGLKTSVLKIKSVAAPQRPAL, encoded by the coding sequence ATGTTTCTACGTCTGCTCACGTTGCTGCTCCTGCTGCTGGGGGCTACCCTTCCCTCACGTAGCCAATCGGCACCCGCGCCGCCGGCCGGCCGCGAGCACTTGCTGTTGGATTTTGGCTGGCGCTTCGCCTTCGGCCACCCCTCCGACCCCAAGCTGGACTTCTATAACGGCACGGGTTATTTTTCCTACCTGGCCAAAACGGGTTATGGCGACGGGGCGGCGGCGGCCAACTTCGACGACCGGGCCTGGCGGCAGCTCGACCTGCCCCACGACTGGGCCGTGGAACAGCCGTTCAGCGAAAAGGCCAGCTTCAGCCACGGCTTTAAGGCCATCGGGCGGCCGTTTCCGAACGCCAGCGTGGGTTGGTACCGCAAGTCATTCACAGTGCCGGCCAGCGACCTGGGGCGGCGCATCAGCCTGGATTTTGACGGGGTGTTTCGCAACTCCATCGTGTGGGTGAACGGGCACTACCTGGGCACTGAGCCCAGCGGCTATCTGGGTTTTCAGTACGATATTTCGGACTACCTCCACTACGACGGCCAGCCCAACGTGATAGCCGTGCGCGTGGATGCCACGATGGAGGAGGGCTGGTTTTACGAAGGAGCGGGCATTTATCGGCACACGTGGCTGACTAAAACGGCGCCCGTGCACGTGGCCCCCGATGGCACGTTTGTGACGACGCAGCTGGCCGGCAGCACGGCCACGCTCACGGCCCAGACTACCCTGCTGAATGGCGGCCCTACCCCCCAAAATGCGGACGTAGTGCAGGAAGTAGTGGATGCCGCGGGCCAAACCGTGGCCACTGCCCAGACCGCGCCGGTACGGCTGGCCGGAACCGGGCAGCACGAGGTTGCCGTGCAAATTCCGGTGGCCAACGCTCATTTGTGGTCGCTGGAGTCGCCCTACCTCTACACGCTGGTGACGCGGGTGCGGCAGGGCGGCCAGGTGGTGGACGAGTACCGCACCCGCTTCGGCGTGCGCACCATTCGCTTCGATGCCAACGAGGGCTTTTTCCTCAATGGGAAACACGTGAAAATCACCGGTACCAACAACCACCAGGACCACGCGGGGGTAGGGACGGCCCTGCCCGACGCCTTGCAGGACTGGCGCATTGCGCAGCTGAAAGCCTTCGGCTGCAATGCCTACCGCACCTCGCACAACCCGCCCACGCCCGAGTTGCTCGATGCCTGCGACCGGCTGGGGATGCTCGTTATCGACGAGAACCGGCTGATGGGCATCACCCAAAATAACCTGGGCGCCCTGCGGCGAATGATAGTGCGCGACCGCAACCACCCGAGCATTATCAGCTGGTCGATTGGCAATGAGGAATGGGCCATTGAGAGCAACGTGCTGGGGGCGCGCATCGGGGCCACCATGCAGGCATTTGCCAAAACCGTGGACTCGACGCGGGCCATTACGGCGGCCATCAGCGGGGGCTGGGGCCAGGGTACGTCCACGGCGATTGACGTGATGGGCTTCAACTACATCGGCCAGGGCAACACCGACGCGTACCACGCCAAATTTCCGGACAAGCCCAGCTGGGGTACCGAGGAAGGCTCGACCCACGCCACGCGCGGCATCTACTTCACGGACAAGGACAAGCATTACATCGCGGCCTACGACGCCAAGCCGAGCCCCAAGTTCTACAGCATCGAGGGTGGCTGGCAGTACTACGCGGCACGGCCCTACCTGGCGGGCATGTTCATCTGGACGGGCTTCGACTACCGGGGCGAGCCAACGCCCTTCGGCTGGCCCTCCATCACCTCGTACTTCGGCATGATGGACTTGTGCGGCTTCCCGAAGGACAACGTGTGGTACCTGAAAGCGTGGTGGACGGACCAAACTGTGCTGCACCTGCTACCCCACTGGAACTGGGCCGGCCGCGAGGGCCAGCCCATTGCCGTGTGGGCCTACAGCAACTGCGACGAGGTGGAGCTTTTCCTGAATAAAAAGAGCCAGGGCCGCAAGCCGATGACCAAAAACTCGCACCTCGAATGGCAGGTGCCCTACGCGCCCGGCACCCTGGAGGCCGTGGGCTACCGCCAGGGCAAAAAAATTGCGACCGATGTGGTGCGCACCACCGCCGAGCCGGCGGCCATTCAGCTGCGGCCCAACAAGCCCACCGTGCAGGCCACCCGCGAAGACCTGGCCGTCGTCACGGTGCAGCTCACCGATAAAAACAACCGCCCGGTGCCCACCGCCAACCAGGAAGTTACCTTTAGCCTGAGCGGCCCCGGCCGCATTATCGGGGTAGGCAACGGCGACCCGACTTCGTTGGAACCCGACCGGTTTATTGAAACGGTACGCGTCCTAACCCTCGACAACCTGAGGGAGCGCGGAGCCGACAGCCCGACCAGCGGCCCGGAAATCAGCGCTGACTTTGACGATGCTGGCTGGGCACCGGCCTTCACCTCGCGCCAGTACGATGCCGCGCAGCTGGTGCCTACCTCCAGTTATTACGTAACGCGCGGCAGCTTCGAGCTGCCGCAGACGCTGGCCGGCTCGGCGGTTACGCTGTTCTACCAGCCCATCGGCCGCGAGCAGACCATCTACGTGAATGGCCACGCCGTTGCCCAAAACCTGACCGGCGAGCAGGCGACCAAAAACAGCTTTACCCTGGATATCGCCTGGCTGAAGCCCGGCAAAAACAGCATCGTGTTCGTGGCTACGCCCCTGCTCAGGAAGCAGTACTGGGACGTGCCCAACATGCTGCCCGGCACCATTCAGGTGCGCACGCCCGCCGCGGCCTGGCAGCGCAAAACCTTCAATGGCCTGGCCCAGGTGCTGGTGCAATCGACCCAGGCGGCGGGCGATATCACGCTCACCGCCACCGCGCCCGGCCTGAAAACCAGCGTGTTGAAGATTAAGTCGGTTGCCGCTCCCCAGCGCCCGGCCCTTTAG
- a CDS encoding right-handed parallel beta-helix repeat-containing protein yields MIKVAELMRSFPGPNSASARRVRGRVSGLRHLAFLWLTLLPLLAPAQATLRKDLKRDFGAVGDGRANDHAAFQRAADFFNKRALMPAGARPAMLFIPAGTYRVGRQDAAGNGADVLPLTGCRNLRIVGQDSTHTIIRYVDSLRYGAFDPATRLPYESPKAFFTDWAWGARVGNCINLQKCDNVEISGLNLDGNAAHLLVGGHWGDTGIQLSADGIFVGDSRRITLRRLAVHHFGRDGVQVLNHLAKSLDDPNRENILLESSTFHYNGRQGLSLTGVNGLRATNCSFSHTGRVLIAALGKALFSNPGAGVDVEPEGGFASHVRFENCRLVDNAGQGLVSDRYGDGPPTTQDIVFSNCLLWGTTNWSAWVRQTDFRFENCRLYGAFTTGCALAAYATRFVGCTFEDRPYRGQPAYGIFLVDSDHEARRMSFTNCRFVAHHTGLLRAVPAAPDSASAFRVRGCAFVLAYADEPPLGAASVLAGVVFSGDNSLTSSQPPGAEPRADATLSAEAELTNTLTLSGKTRVGATLRIGPGTSLRVPAGAALELLPGAKVILTGPLLVEAGAYFYQSPLAKISATGRGQLLLRLGAIRGQWPKPDPGGRPALAPGP; encoded by the coding sequence GTGATAAAAGTAGCCGAGTTGATGAGGTCATTTCCAGGGCCTAATTCCGCTTCCGCCCGAAGGGTAAGGGGTAGGGTGAGCGGCCTGCGCCACCTCGCCTTCTTATGGCTGACGCTGCTACCGCTACTCGCCCCCGCCCAGGCTACCCTCCGCAAAGACCTCAAGCGCGACTTCGGGGCCGTGGGCGACGGCCGAGCCAACGACCACGCCGCCTTCCAGCGAGCCGCCGATTTTTTCAACAAGCGCGCCCTCATGCCCGCCGGGGCCAGGCCGGCCATGCTCTTCATTCCGGCCGGTACCTACCGGGTAGGCCGCCAGGACGCGGCCGGCAACGGGGCCGACGTGCTACCCCTCACCGGCTGCCGCAACCTGCGCATCGTGGGCCAGGACAGCACCCATACCATTATCCGCTACGTCGACAGCCTGCGCTACGGGGCCTTCGACCCCGCCACGCGCCTACCCTACGAGTCGCCCAAAGCCTTCTTCACGGACTGGGCCTGGGGGGCCAGGGTAGGGAATTGTATTAATCTGCAAAAGTGTGATAACGTAGAAATTAGCGGCTTGAATTTGGACGGTAACGCCGCGCACCTGCTGGTGGGTGGGCACTGGGGCGACACCGGTATCCAGCTCAGCGCCGACGGTATTTTCGTGGGCGACTCGCGGCGCATTACGTTGCGGCGGCTGGCTGTGCACCACTTCGGCCGCGATGGTGTGCAGGTACTCAATCACTTGGCCAAAAGCCTCGACGACCCCAACCGGGAAAATATTCTCCTCGAAAGCTCGACCTTCCACTACAACGGCCGCCAGGGCCTGTCCCTGACCGGGGTCAATGGCCTGCGGGCCACCAATTGCAGTTTCAGCCATACTGGGCGGGTCCTGATTGCGGCGCTGGGTAAGGCGCTGTTTTCCAACCCCGGCGCGGGCGTGGACGTGGAGCCGGAAGGCGGCTTTGCTAGCCACGTTCGCTTCGAGAACTGCCGCCTGGTAGACAATGCCGGCCAGGGCCTGGTATCGGACCGCTACGGCGACGGGCCGCCCACTACTCAGGATATCGTGTTCAGCAACTGCCTGTTGTGGGGCACTACGAATTGGTCGGCCTGGGTGCGGCAAACCGATTTTCGTTTTGAAAACTGCCGACTCTATGGCGCATTCACCACCGGTTGCGCACTGGCCGCCTACGCCACCCGCTTCGTGGGCTGCACCTTCGAGGACCGGCCCTACCGCGGCCAGCCCGCCTACGGCATTTTCCTGGTAGACTCCGACCACGAAGCGCGCCGGATGAGCTTCACCAACTGCCGCTTCGTGGCCCACCATACCGGCCTGCTGCGCGCCGTACCGGCCGCACCCGACTCGGCCAGCGCCTTTCGGGTGCGGGGCTGCGCCTTCGTGCTCGCCTACGCCGACGAGCCGCCGCTGGGCGCAGCCAGCGTACTAGCGGGCGTAGTTTTCAGCGGCGATAATTCGCTGACGAGCAGCCAACCGCCCGGCGCAGAGCCGCGCGCCGACGCGACGCTTAGCGCCGAAGCGGAGCTAACCAATACGCTGACGCTTAGCGGAAAAACGAGAGTAGGGGCCACGCTGCGCATCGGCCCCGGCACCAGCCTGCGCGTGCCAGCCGGCGCAGCCCTGGAGTTGTTACCAGGTGCCAAAGTCATCCTAACAGGGCCACTGCTGGTGGAAGCCGGCGCGTATTTCTACCAAAGCCCGCTGGCCAAAATCTCGGCTACCGGCCGGGGCCAGCTGCTGCTACGGCTGGGGGCCATCCGGGGCCAGTGGCCGAAGCCGGACCCAGGCGGTAGGCCGGCGTTGGCCCCCGGCCCGTAG